The following coding sequences lie in one Microbacterium sp. XT11 genomic window:
- a CDS encoding hydroxyacid dehydrogenase, which translates to MNVDGIREKALGGSPRIESDDEGAAARPRAVLYASEEDAGAAFSPALRETMTELVDWVHIRPGELPSRADHAFLLTGWGAGRIPAELITSDVRAVLHIGGSLHGLLPEAAWRPDLIVVSARTANAVPVAEYALACVIMAAKRATLFAHRLRTGTDYWSPAIRPTAGLYGTRIGIVGLSATGRHLLSLLRRFDVDVSVYDPTLSDEEITSAGAEPRGLDELIRWCDILSLHAPSLPATRGMINASRLAALRDGGTVINTARGDLIDTEAIAAECTSGRLFAYLDVTEPEPLPANSGLPTMENCFITPHIAGAMGNDIHRMTAFILDELRRVITTGSTPHAVSHSQQMLLA; encoded by the coding sequence CGCGCAGTTCTGTATGCAAGCGAAGAGGATGCCGGTGCGGCGTTCTCTCCCGCCCTGCGAGAGACGATGACGGAACTCGTCGACTGGGTGCACATCCGCCCTGGTGAATTGCCGAGTCGTGCCGACCATGCGTTTCTTCTGACAGGGTGGGGCGCCGGTCGGATCCCAGCGGAACTGATCACTTCTGACGTTCGGGCAGTCCTCCACATCGGCGGCAGCCTTCACGGCCTCCTCCCGGAAGCCGCGTGGCGTCCTGATCTGATCGTGGTCTCCGCGCGCACGGCCAACGCCGTGCCGGTCGCCGAGTACGCCCTCGCCTGCGTGATCATGGCTGCCAAGCGCGCAACCCTGTTCGCGCATCGACTCCGCACGGGGACTGACTACTGGAGTCCTGCGATTCGCCCCACCGCCGGGCTGTACGGTACCCGCATCGGCATCGTCGGGCTGTCTGCGACAGGCCGGCATCTGCTGAGCCTGCTGCGGCGTTTCGACGTGGACGTCTCGGTGTACGACCCGACACTCAGCGACGAAGAGATCACGTCCGCCGGCGCTGAACCTCGAGGGCTTGACGAGCTCATCCGGTGGTGCGACATCCTGTCGCTGCATGCGCCATCTCTCCCCGCTACGCGCGGGATGATCAATGCCTCCCGCCTCGCGGCGCTTCGTGACGGAGGAACCGTGATCAACACCGCGAGAGGGGACTTGATCGACACCGAGGCGATAGCCGCCGAGTGCACCAGTGGACGTCTTTTCGCCTATCTCGATGTGACCGAACCCGAACCGCTTCCAGCCAACAGTGGACTGCCCACCATGGAGAACTGCTTCATCACACCTCACATCGCGGGCGCTATGGGGAATGACATCCACCGGATGACGGCATTCATCCTCGATGAACTGAGGAGGGTGATCACGACGGGCTCCACGCCGCATGCCGTCAGCCACTCCCAGCAGATGCTCCTCGCATGA